The Deltaproteobacteria bacterium sequence CCCGACTCGTCGACGGCGCCTACGAGGTGTTCGTCATGAACGCCGACGGAACGGACGAACGGTGCCTGACGTGCACGGGCGCGCCCCCGGAACTCGCGGGCAAACACAAGGGCAACCCGGAGTTTCACGCATCCGGCCGCTACATCGTGATCACGGCGGAAAACGAGCGCGGCTCGCACACCGCCGCCAACACGCCGGGCATCGGCACCGACAACGACTTCTGGGCGATCGACGTCGACACCGGCACGTACACGCGGCTCACGCGCATTCCCGAGCGTGCAGCGCTGCAATGGCCGTGGTTTTCCCGCGACGGCAGCGAGTTCGTGTGGAGCCAGCGATACGAGCGCGGCCGGATATGGGAGCAGGGCAACGAGTTCGGCCGCTGGCGGATTCACATCGCCCGATTCGACGACGCAGCCGGCGCGCCGGCGTTTACCGATGTGGAGACGCTGCAGCCCGCGGGCGATCGGCCGTACTACGAGCCGCACGACTTCACGCCGGATCGATCGAAGCTGTTGATGTCGGCCAACCTGGAACCGGGATCGTCGCAGGCGGTACTGGACATTTACACGGTGGATCTGGCGACCGGCGAGACGGTCAACCTCACGAACTCGCCGTGGATTCACGACGAGATGGCGGTGTTTTCGCCGGACGGCGCGCGCATCGCGCTGATGTCCGGGCCGTTCGCCGGCTTCGCGACCTTCGGCTACAAGGCCGACCTCTATTTGATGGACGCCGACGGCGAAAACTTCGTCCGCCTCACGCGCTTCAACGATCCGGACGACCCGAGCTATCTCGGTGGTCCGGTTCAGATCGCGCAGGCGGTGTGGGAACCCGGTGGCCGCAGCATCGTGTTTGCGATCTGGGTGCACGCGCCCGAGCCGTACGCGCAGCACCGCATGTACCGGCTGCGGTTCGCGGGCGCGTGCGGCGGCGGGTGAGCGACCGGCGCCGCCCGGCCGTCAGTCGGCGGCGTCGACCGGGATGCGGTCGAGAAGCGGCACCTGATCCGGGTGCAGCAGCGCACGCGCGCGGTCGACCGGCACGAACTCGGCGCGGTCGACCTCCCACGACGCGCATCGCGGTCGGGCACCGGCGGGGGCCGGCCCGGCGAACGCGTGCACGCGCTTGCGGCTGCGCGTGTAGTCCACCGCGCCGATGTCGACGAGCCGGCCGGGGTCGACGCCGGTCTCCTCGCGCGTCTCTCGCCGTGCGGCCGCCTCGAGGGATTCGCCGGGGTCGGGAATGCCTTTGGGGATGCTCCACGGGGCGCGGCGGTTGTACGCGCCCGACGGATGCACGAGCAACACCTCGAGGCCGGCGGGGCCGCGCCGGTACAGGAGCGTGCCGGCGGAGACAGGGCGCGGCATGGCGCAGTTGTACCGCGGCCGGCGGCGGAGCGCTCGGCGAACCGACCGTGCGCGCCCGCGCGCCGCGCGGGCGGTGTATGGTGCGCACGTGTCGCGCAACGCAGCGCCGAGCGCCGCATCGGATGCACGTCAGTCCGTCGCCGACGGGGAGCCGTCGGTCGCCGAGCTGTTGTGGCTGGTACGCCTGCGCTGGTGGGCGATCGCGGGGGTCACGGCGGCCTGGCCGATCGCGCTGGCGCTGGGGCTCGTTCACCAGACGTGGGGGGCCGCGGCGGCGGTGTCGGTCCTCGCGGGCGTCAACGTGCTGTTGCTCGCGCGCGCGAGGGAGATGCGCGGGGCGCCGCCGTCGGCTCGCCGCCGGCTCGCGATCCTGCAGATCGTCGTCGACTACGGCGCGCTGATCGCGCTTTTGCACTTGTCCGGGTCGGTCGAAAACCCGTTTGGCGCACTGTTGCTGGTGCACGCGTCGCTGTCGGGGATCCTGCTGCCGCGGCCGCAGGCGGTCGGGCTCACGGCGCTCGCCGCGGGCGCATACGCGGCCGTCGTCGCCGGCGAGGCGATCGGCTGGATTCCGCATCATGCGCTTGGCCGCTACCACGTGTCGTGTGCCATCGACGGCGGCGCGTATGCACTCACCGCGCTGGCCTACGCGACGTCCATGTTTGCCGCGACGCTGCTGGCCTCCAAGGTGCGGAGCTGGCAGATCGCCGCGGAAGAGGCGCGCCTTGCGCGCGAGCGCGTCGCCGAGGGGCGCGAGAGGCTCGCGCGGCTCGGCGAGGTGTTCGCCGGCGTGGCGCACTCGGTGCGCAATCCGCTGCACGGCGCGCTGAACTGCGCAGACTTGCTCGAACAAGATCTGGGCGATCGCCCCGACGTGCGCGGTCACTTCGATCTGTTGCGCGAGTCGCTCGAGCGCATCGAGCAGGTCGTCCAGCGCGTGCTCGGACTCGGTCGCGCGCGGCCCCTCGAACCGCGCGCCGCGTCGCTCGTGGACGTGGCCCGCGACGCGGTCGAGCTGGCCGGGGCGCGCGCGCGTCGCAAGGGAGTGCGGGTCGCGTTGGCGTCGCCGGCGGACGTCCGGGCCGTCTGCGACCCGGATGCGCTGGTGGAGGTGGTCGTCAACTTGATCGACAACGCCGTCGACGCGAGCCCGGAGGGCGGCGACGTGGTGGTCGAGGTGGGCGTCGCGGAGGAGGCCGGCGTCCGGCGCGCGACCCTCGACGTGGTCGATGCGGGGCCCGGCGTGCCGTCGGGATTGGTCGACCGCGTGTTCGATCCGTTTTTCACCACGAAGCCGCCGGGCGAAGGGACCGGCATCGGCCTGGCACTGGCCAAGCGGGTGGTCGACGAGCACCGCGGCACCATCGCGATCGCGAATCGCGCGGGCGGCGGCTGTCGTGTCAGAATCAGCCTTGCCATGGCTGACGAGTCTTCCGCAGACCAGGAGGTTCCGTGAGCGACGACCGCGCATCGACCGGCGGCGTCGCAGCCGCGCCGCGCGGGCTGCGCGTGCTGGTGGTGGACGACGAGCGCGTGAGCCGCGCGACCACGGTCCAGCAGCTCGAACGCGCCGGCTACTGTGCCGCGGCCGCCGCGTCGGCACAAGACGCGCTGGAGCGAATCGCGCGCGAGCCGTGGGACGTCGTCGTGACCGATCTTCGCATGCCCGGGATGGACGGGCTCGAGCTGCTGCGGCGCGTTCGCGACGACCGGCCCGACATCGACGTGGTGTTGATGACCGCCTACGGGACGGTCGAGGCCGCGGTGGACGCGCTGCAACACGGCGCCGCGGACTTTCTGACCAAGCCGTTTTCGTTCCGCGTGCTCGAGGCGCGGCTGCGCAAGCTCGCCGAGCTGCGGGGGACGCGCCGCGAGCTGCATCGGGTGCGCGACGAGTTGCGCGCGGCACGCGGCCTCGGCCCGCTCATCGGCCGGTCGGCGGCGATGGTCGAGGTGCGCGAGCGCGTCGGCCTGTTTGCGCGGCACGACTTGCCCGTTCTGGTCACTGGCGAGACGGGCACCGGCAAGGAACTGGTCGCCCGCGCCATCCACGAGGCGAGTCCGCGGGCCGCGGGCCCGTTCGTCGCCGTCGGCTGCGGAACGATCCCGCGCGAGCTGGCCGAGAGCGAGCTGTTCGGTCACGAGCGCGGCGCGTTCACCGGCGCGACCGGGCGCCGGGCCGGCGCGTTCGAGCGAGCGGATGGCGGCACCCTGCTGCTCGACGACATCGACGATCTCCCCGCCGACATTCAGGTCAAGCTGTTGCGCGTCTTGCAGGACGGTCGGTTTTCGCGGGTGGGCGGAGAGCGCGAGATGGCGTGCGACGTCCGCGTCGTCGCGACCACGAAGATCGACCTCGAGCGCGCGGCCGCCGAGGGTCGGTTTCGCCCGGACCTGTACTACCGCCTGCGCACGCTGGAGCTTCGGCTGCCGGCGCTGCGTGAGCGGCGCGACGACATCCCGTTGCTCGCGGCGCACTTCCTCGCCCAGATCGCCGCGCGCGACGGGCGCGACCCGCCGCCGCTGGCCGACGACGCCGCGGCGGCGCTGATCGCCGCGCCGTGGCCGGGCAACGTCCGCGAGCTGCGCGGTGCGATCGAGGGGGCGTACGTCCTCGCGCGCGGCGGGCCGGTGGAGGCGGCGCATCTGCCCGCGTCGGTGCGAGGCGGCGCGGCGGTGGGCGCCCCGTTCGCGCTGCACCTCGACGGCGTCGACCGCCTCGACATGCCGGCGGTCGTGCGCGCGTTCGAGCACGCGCTGATCGACTGGGCGCTCGATCGCGCGGGCGGCAGCCAGGCGCGCGCGGCCGAGCTGCTCGGCCTTCCGCGGACCACGTTGCAGTCGAAGCTGTCGTCGCGCTGATCGGCGCGGCGACTCGCGCAATCGTTGCGCGTGAAGCCGACACACCGGCAGGCGCCGCCGGAGACTCGGCGCACGCCCGCCGCGGCGTCGCCGTCATCGAGGCGTCGAGCGGGGCGTCTGGCCGGCGCGCGACTGACACCGAGCCGTCATCGAGGCGTCACACAGCCGCGGCCAACATGATGGAGCGCGGGGCGAACACGCACCGGCCCCGCGCCA is a genomic window containing:
- a CDS encoding NUDIX domain-containing protein is translated as MPRPVSAGTLLYRRGPAGLEVLLVHPSGAYNRRAPWSIPKGIPDPGESLEAAARRETREETGVDPGRLVDIGAVDYTRSRKRVHAFAGPAPAGARPRCASWEVDRAEFVPVDRARALLHPDQVPLLDRIPVDAAD
- a CDS encoding sigma-54-dependent Fis family transcriptional regulator, giving the protein MSDDRASTGGVAAAPRGLRVLVVDDERVSRATTVQQLERAGYCAAAAASAQDALERIAREPWDVVVTDLRMPGMDGLELLRRVRDDRPDIDVVLMTAYGTVEAAVDALQHGAADFLTKPFSFRVLEARLRKLAELRGTRRELHRVRDELRAARGLGPLIGRSAAMVEVRERVGLFARHDLPVLVTGETGTGKELVARAIHEASPRAAGPFVAVGCGTIPRELAESELFGHERGAFTGATGRRAGAFERADGGTLLLDDIDDLPADIQVKLLRVLQDGRFSRVGGEREMACDVRVVATTKIDLERAAAEGRFRPDLYYRLRTLELRLPALRERRDDIPLLAAHFLAQIAARDGRDPPPLADDAAAALIAAPWPGNVRELRGAIEGAYVLARGGPVEAAHLPASVRGGAAVGAPFALHLDGVDRLDMPAVVRAFEHALIDWALDRAGGSQARAAELLGLPRTTLQSKLSSR
- a CDS encoding sensor histidine kinase gives rise to the protein MPLGMLHGARRLYAPDGCTSNTSRPAGPRRYRSVPAETGRGMAQLYRGRRRSARRTDRARPRAARAVYGAHVSRNAAPSAASDARQSVADGEPSVAELLWLVRLRWWAIAGVTAAWPIALALGLVHQTWGAAAAVSVLAGVNVLLLARAREMRGAPPSARRRLAILQIVVDYGALIALLHLSGSVENPFGALLLVHASLSGILLPRPQAVGLTALAAGAYAAVVAGEAIGWIPHHALGRYHVSCAIDGGAYALTALAYATSMFAATLLASKVRSWQIAAEEARLARERVAEGRERLARLGEVFAGVAHSVRNPLHGALNCADLLEQDLGDRPDVRGHFDLLRESLERIEQVVQRVLGLGRARPLEPRAASLVDVARDAVELAGARARRKGVRVALASPADVRAVCDPDALVEVVVNLIDNAVDASPEGGDVVVEVGVAEEAGVRRATLDVVDAGPGVPSGLVDRVFDPFFTTKPPGEGTGIGLALAKRVVDEHRGTIAIANRAGGGCRVRISLAMADESSADQEVP